The proteins below come from a single Cricetulus griseus strain 17A/GY chromosome 6, alternate assembly CriGri-PICRH-1.0, whole genome shotgun sequence genomic window:
- the Arrdc1 gene encoding arrestin domain-containing protein 1 isoform X5, with protein MGRVQLFEIRLRQGRVVYSPGEPLAGAVRVRLGAPLPFRGSLPAGEHNFPFQFLLPATAPTSFEGPFGKIVHQVKASIDTPRFSKDHKCSLVFYILSPLNLNSIPDIEQPNVASTTKKFSYKLVKTGSVVLTASTDLRGYVVGQVLRLQADIENQSGKDTSPVVASLLQKVSYKAKRWIYDVRTIAEVEGTGVKAWRRAQWQEQILVPALPQSALPGCSLIHIDYYLQVSLKAPEATVTLPLFVGNIAVNQTPLSPCPGPGSSPGALSSVVPSAPPQEEAEAVASGPHVSDPVSLSTKSHSQQQPLSATMGSMSVATIDPCVQVGSPARHSLHPPLCISIGATVPYFAEGSGGPVPTTSALILPPEYSSWGYPYDPAFSPQRLHHLMSRAVVPVQTLA; from the exons ATGGGGAGGGTGCAGCTCTTCGAGATTCGCCTGAGACAGGGCCGCGTCGTCTACAGTCCTGGGGAGCCGCTGGCTGGGGCCGTGCGCGTGCGCCTGGGAGCGCCACTGCCCTTCCGAG GAAGTCTGCCAGCTGGAGAGCACAACTTCCCCTTTCAGTTCCTGCTGCCTG CCACAGCACCCACATCTTTTGAGGGACCCTTTGGAAAGATTGTACACCAAGTGAAGGCCTCCATCGATACTCCACGTTTTTCCAAGGATCACAAATGTAGCCTCGTGTTCTATATCCTAAGCCCCCTGAACCTGAACAGCATCCCAGATATTGAG CAACCCAATGTGGCCTCCACTACCAAGAAGTTCTCCTACAAGTTGGTGAAGACGGGCAGTGTGGTTCTCACAGCTAGCACTGACCTTCGTGGCTATGTGGTGGGACAGGTGCTTCGACTGCAGGCTGACATTGAGAACCAGTCAGGCAAGGACACTAGCCCTGTGGTGGCCAGCTTGCTCCAG AAGGTATCCTATAAGGCCAAGCGCTGGATCTATGATGTGCGAACCATTGCAGAGGTGGAAGGTACAGGTGTCAAGGCCTGGAGGCGTGCTCAGTGGCAAGAACAGATCCTGGTGCCTGCCCTTCCCCAGTCAGCCCTGCCTGGCTGCAGCCTTATCCACATCGACTATTACCTACAG GTCTCCCTGAAGGCACCTGAAGCCACCGTGACTCTCCCACTCTTTGTTGGCAATATTGCTGTGAACCAAACCCCACTGAGCCCCTGTCCAGGCCCAGGGTCTTCTCCTGGGGCCTTGTCCTCAGTTGTGCCCTCTGCACCACCCcaggaagaggctgaggcagtggcTAGTGGCCCCCACGTCTCAGACCCAGTTTCCCTGTCTACCAAGAGCCATTCTCAGCAGCAGCCACTGTCAGCTACTATGGGTTCTATGTCTGTTGCCACCATTGATCCCTGTGTTCAGGTTGGAAGCCCTGCTCGACATTCTCTGCACCCTCCCTTGTGCATCTCTATAGGTGCCACTGTCCCCTACTTTGCAGAAGGCTCCGGGGGCCCAGTACCCACCACCAGCGCCTTGATTCTTCCCCCAGAGTACAGTTCATGGGGCTACCCCTATG ATCCTGCTTTCTCTCCACAGAGGCTCCACCATCTTATGAGCAGAGCTGTAGTGCCAGTACAGACCCTGGCCTGA
- the Arrdc1 gene encoding arrestin domain-containing protein 1 isoform X1 produces the protein MGRVQLFEIRLRQGRVVYSPGEPLAGAVRVRLGAPLPFRAIRVTCMGSCGVSNKANDGAWVVEESYFNSSLSLADKGSLPAGEHNFPFQFLLPATAPTSFEGPFGKIVHQVKASIDTPRFSKDHKCSLVFYILSPLNLNSIPDIEQPNVASTTKKFSYKLVKTGSVVLTASTDLRGYVVGQVLRLQADIENQSGKDTSPVVASLLQKVSYKAKRWIYDVRTIAEVEGTGVKAWRRAQWQEQILVPALPQSALPGCSLIHIDYYLQVSLKAPEATVTLPLFVGNIAVNQTPLSPCPGPGSSPGALSSVVPSAPPQEEAEAVASGPHVSDPVSLSTKSHSQQQPLSATMGSMSVATIDPCVQVGSPARHSLHPPLCISIGATVPYFAEGSGGPVPTTSALILPPEYSSWGYPYDPAFSPQRLHHLMSRAVVPVQTLA, from the exons ATGGGGAGGGTGCAGCTCTTCGAGATTCGCCTGAGACAGGGCCGCGTCGTCTACAGTCCTGGGGAGCCGCTGGCTGGGGCCGTGCGCGTGCGCCTGGGAGCGCCACTGCCCTTCCGAG CTATCCGGGTGACCTGCATGGGTTCCTGTGGGGTCTCCAACAAGGCCAACGATGGGGCATGGGTGGTGGAGGAGAGCTACTTCAACAGCTCCCTGTCACTGGCTGACAAGG GAAGTCTGCCAGCTGGAGAGCACAACTTCCCCTTTCAGTTCCTGCTGCCTG CCACAGCACCCACATCTTTTGAGGGACCCTTTGGAAAGATTGTACACCAAGTGAAGGCCTCCATCGATACTCCACGTTTTTCCAAGGATCACAAATGTAGCCTCGTGTTCTATATCCTAAGCCCCCTGAACCTGAACAGCATCCCAGATATTGAG CAACCCAATGTGGCCTCCACTACCAAGAAGTTCTCCTACAAGTTGGTGAAGACGGGCAGTGTGGTTCTCACAGCTAGCACTGACCTTCGTGGCTATGTGGTGGGACAGGTGCTTCGACTGCAGGCTGACATTGAGAACCAGTCAGGCAAGGACACTAGCCCTGTGGTGGCCAGCTTGCTCCAG AAGGTATCCTATAAGGCCAAGCGCTGGATCTATGATGTGCGAACCATTGCAGAGGTGGAAGGTACAGGTGTCAAGGCCTGGAGGCGTGCTCAGTGGCAAGAACAGATCCTGGTGCCTGCCCTTCCCCAGTCAGCCCTGCCTGGCTGCAGCCTTATCCACATCGACTATTACCTACAG GTCTCCCTGAAGGCACCTGAAGCCACCGTGACTCTCCCACTCTTTGTTGGCAATATTGCTGTGAACCAAACCCCACTGAGCCCCTGTCCAGGCCCAGGGTCTTCTCCTGGGGCCTTGTCCTCAGTTGTGCCCTCTGCACCACCCcaggaagaggctgaggcagtggcTAGTGGCCCCCACGTCTCAGACCCAGTTTCCCTGTCTACCAAGAGCCATTCTCAGCAGCAGCCACTGTCAGCTACTATGGGTTCTATGTCTGTTGCCACCATTGATCCCTGTGTTCAGGTTGGAAGCCCTGCTCGACATTCTCTGCACCCTCCCTTGTGCATCTCTATAGGTGCCACTGTCCCCTACTTTGCAGAAGGCTCCGGGGGCCCAGTACCCACCACCAGCGCCTTGATTCTTCCCCCAGAGTACAGTTCATGGGGCTACCCCTATG ATCCTGCTTTCTCTCCACAGAGGCTCCACCATCTTATGAGCAGAGCTGTAGTGCCAGTACAGACCCTGGCCTGA
- the Arrdc1 gene encoding arrestin domain-containing protein 1 isoform X6 yields MGSCGVSNKANDGAWVVEESYFNSSLSLADKGSLPAGEHNFPFQFLLPATAPTSFEGPFGKIVHQVKASIDTPRFSKDHKCSLVFYILSPLNLNSIPDIEQPNVASTTKKFSYKLVKTGSVVLTASTDLRGYVVGQVLRLQADIENQSGKDTSPVVASLLQKVSYKAKRWIYDVRTIAEVEGTGVKAWRRAQWQEQILVPALPQSALPGCSLIHIDYYLQVSLKAPEATVTLPLFVGNIAVNQTPLSPCPGPGSSPGALSSVVPSAPPQEEAEAVASGPHVSDPVSLSTKSHSQQQPLSATMGSMSVATIDPCVQVGSPARHSLHPPLCISIGATVPYFAEGSGGPVPTTSALILPPEYSSWGYPYDPAFSPQRLHHLMSRAVVPVQTLA; encoded by the exons ATGGGTTCCTGTGGGGTCTCCAACAAGGCCAACGATGGGGCATGGGTGGTGGAGGAGAGCTACTTCAACAGCTCCCTGTCACTGGCTGACAAGG GAAGTCTGCCAGCTGGAGAGCACAACTTCCCCTTTCAGTTCCTGCTGCCTG CCACAGCACCCACATCTTTTGAGGGACCCTTTGGAAAGATTGTACACCAAGTGAAGGCCTCCATCGATACTCCACGTTTTTCCAAGGATCACAAATGTAGCCTCGTGTTCTATATCCTAAGCCCCCTGAACCTGAACAGCATCCCAGATATTGAG CAACCCAATGTGGCCTCCACTACCAAGAAGTTCTCCTACAAGTTGGTGAAGACGGGCAGTGTGGTTCTCACAGCTAGCACTGACCTTCGTGGCTATGTGGTGGGACAGGTGCTTCGACTGCAGGCTGACATTGAGAACCAGTCAGGCAAGGACACTAGCCCTGTGGTGGCCAGCTTGCTCCAG AAGGTATCCTATAAGGCCAAGCGCTGGATCTATGATGTGCGAACCATTGCAGAGGTGGAAGGTACAGGTGTCAAGGCCTGGAGGCGTGCTCAGTGGCAAGAACAGATCCTGGTGCCTGCCCTTCCCCAGTCAGCCCTGCCTGGCTGCAGCCTTATCCACATCGACTATTACCTACAG GTCTCCCTGAAGGCACCTGAAGCCACCGTGACTCTCCCACTCTTTGTTGGCAATATTGCTGTGAACCAAACCCCACTGAGCCCCTGTCCAGGCCCAGGGTCTTCTCCTGGGGCCTTGTCCTCAGTTGTGCCCTCTGCACCACCCcaggaagaggctgaggcagtggcTAGTGGCCCCCACGTCTCAGACCCAGTTTCCCTGTCTACCAAGAGCCATTCTCAGCAGCAGCCACTGTCAGCTACTATGGGTTCTATGTCTGTTGCCACCATTGATCCCTGTGTTCAGGTTGGAAGCCCTGCTCGACATTCTCTGCACCCTCCCTTGTGCATCTCTATAGGTGCCACTGTCCCCTACTTTGCAGAAGGCTCCGGGGGCCCAGTACCCACCACCAGCGCCTTGATTCTTCCCCCAGAGTACAGTTCATGGGGCTACCCCTATG ATCCTGCTTTCTCTCCACAGAGGCTCCACCATCTTATGAGCAGAGCTGTAGTGCCAGTACAGACCCTGGCCTGA
- the Arrdc1 gene encoding arrestin domain-containing protein 1 isoform X3, whose product MGRVQLFEIRLRQGRVVYSPGEPLAGAVRVRLGAPLPFRAIRVTCMGSCGVSNKANDGAWVVEESYFNSSLSLADKGSLPAGEHNFPFQFLLPATAPTSFEGPFGKIVHQVKASIDTPRFSKDHKCSLVFYILSPLNLNSIPDIEQPNVASTTKKFSYKLVKTGSVVLTASTDLRGYVVGQVLRLQADIENQSGKDTSPVVASLLQKVSYKAKRWIYDVRTIAEVEGTGVKAWRRAQWQEQILVPALPQSALPGCSLIHIDYYLQVSLKAPEATVTLPLFVGNIAVNQTPLSPCPGPGSSPGALSSVVPSAPPQEEAEAVASGPHVSDPVSLSTKSHSQQQPLSATMGSMSVATIDPCVQVGSPARHSLHPPLCISIGATVPYFAEGSGGPVPTTSALILPPEYSSWGYPYEAPPSYEQSCSASTDPGLIPGS is encoded by the exons ATGGGGAGGGTGCAGCTCTTCGAGATTCGCCTGAGACAGGGCCGCGTCGTCTACAGTCCTGGGGAGCCGCTGGCTGGGGCCGTGCGCGTGCGCCTGGGAGCGCCACTGCCCTTCCGAG CTATCCGGGTGACCTGCATGGGTTCCTGTGGGGTCTCCAACAAGGCCAACGATGGGGCATGGGTGGTGGAGGAGAGCTACTTCAACAGCTCCCTGTCACTGGCTGACAAGG GAAGTCTGCCAGCTGGAGAGCACAACTTCCCCTTTCAGTTCCTGCTGCCTG CCACAGCACCCACATCTTTTGAGGGACCCTTTGGAAAGATTGTACACCAAGTGAAGGCCTCCATCGATACTCCACGTTTTTCCAAGGATCACAAATGTAGCCTCGTGTTCTATATCCTAAGCCCCCTGAACCTGAACAGCATCCCAGATATTGAG CAACCCAATGTGGCCTCCACTACCAAGAAGTTCTCCTACAAGTTGGTGAAGACGGGCAGTGTGGTTCTCACAGCTAGCACTGACCTTCGTGGCTATGTGGTGGGACAGGTGCTTCGACTGCAGGCTGACATTGAGAACCAGTCAGGCAAGGACACTAGCCCTGTGGTGGCCAGCTTGCTCCAG AAGGTATCCTATAAGGCCAAGCGCTGGATCTATGATGTGCGAACCATTGCAGAGGTGGAAGGTACAGGTGTCAAGGCCTGGAGGCGTGCTCAGTGGCAAGAACAGATCCTGGTGCCTGCCCTTCCCCAGTCAGCCCTGCCTGGCTGCAGCCTTATCCACATCGACTATTACCTACAG GTCTCCCTGAAGGCACCTGAAGCCACCGTGACTCTCCCACTCTTTGTTGGCAATATTGCTGTGAACCAAACCCCACTGAGCCCCTGTCCAGGCCCAGGGTCTTCTCCTGGGGCCTTGTCCTCAGTTGTGCCCTCTGCACCACCCcaggaagaggctgaggcagtggcTAGTGGCCCCCACGTCTCAGACCCAGTTTCCCTGTCTACCAAGAGCCATTCTCAGCAGCAGCCACTGTCAGCTACTATGGGTTCTATGTCTGTTGCCACCATTGATCCCTGTGTTCAGGTTGGAAGCCCTGCTCGACATTCTCTGCACCCTCCCTTGTGCATCTCTATAGGTGCCACTGTCCCCTACTTTGCAGAAGGCTCCGGGGGCCCAGTACCCACCACCAGCGCCTTGATTCTTCCCCCAGAGTACAGTTCATGGGGCTACCCCTATG AGGCTCCACCATCTTATGAGCAGAGCTGTAGTGCCAGTACAGACCCTGGCCTGATCCCAGGGAGCTGA
- the Arrdc1 gene encoding arrestin domain-containing protein 1 isoform X4, with protein sequence MGRVQLFEIRLRQGRVVYSPGEPLAGAVRVRLGAPLPFRAIRVTCMGSCGVSNKANDGAWVVEESYFNSSLSLADKGSLPAGEHNFPFQFLLPATAPTSFEGPFGKIVHQVKASIDTPRFSKDHKCSLVFYILSPLNLNSIPDIEQPNVASTTKKFSYKLVKTGSVVLTASTDLRGYVVGQVLRLQADIENQSGKDTSPVVASLLQVSYKAKRWIYDVRTIAEVEGTGVKAWRRAQWQEQILVPALPQSALPGCSLIHIDYYLQVSLKAPEATVTLPLFVGNIAVNQTPLSPCPGPGSSPGALSSVVPSAPPQEEAEAVASGPHVSDPVSLSTKSHSQQQPLSATMGSMSVATIDPCVQVGSPARHSLHPPLCISIGATVPYFAEGSGGPVPTTSALILPPEYSSWGYPYEAPPSYEQSCSASTDPGLIPGS encoded by the exons ATGGGGAGGGTGCAGCTCTTCGAGATTCGCCTGAGACAGGGCCGCGTCGTCTACAGTCCTGGGGAGCCGCTGGCTGGGGCCGTGCGCGTGCGCCTGGGAGCGCCACTGCCCTTCCGAG CTATCCGGGTGACCTGCATGGGTTCCTGTGGGGTCTCCAACAAGGCCAACGATGGGGCATGGGTGGTGGAGGAGAGCTACTTCAACAGCTCCCTGTCACTGGCTGACAAGG GAAGTCTGCCAGCTGGAGAGCACAACTTCCCCTTTCAGTTCCTGCTGCCTG CCACAGCACCCACATCTTTTGAGGGACCCTTTGGAAAGATTGTACACCAAGTGAAGGCCTCCATCGATACTCCACGTTTTTCCAAGGATCACAAATGTAGCCTCGTGTTCTATATCCTAAGCCCCCTGAACCTGAACAGCATCCCAGATATTGAG CAACCCAATGTGGCCTCCACTACCAAGAAGTTCTCCTACAAGTTGGTGAAGACGGGCAGTGTGGTTCTCACAGCTAGCACTGACCTTCGTGGCTATGTGGTGGGACAGGTGCTTCGACTGCAGGCTGACATTGAGAACCAGTCAGGCAAGGACACTAGCCCTGTGGTGGCCAGCTTGCTCCAG GTATCCTATAAGGCCAAGCGCTGGATCTATGATGTGCGAACCATTGCAGAGGTGGAAGGTACAGGTGTCAAGGCCTGGAGGCGTGCTCAGTGGCAAGAACAGATCCTGGTGCCTGCCCTTCCCCAGTCAGCCCTGCCTGGCTGCAGCCTTATCCACATCGACTATTACCTACAG GTCTCCCTGAAGGCACCTGAAGCCACCGTGACTCTCCCACTCTTTGTTGGCAATATTGCTGTGAACCAAACCCCACTGAGCCCCTGTCCAGGCCCAGGGTCTTCTCCTGGGGCCTTGTCCTCAGTTGTGCCCTCTGCACCACCCcaggaagaggctgaggcagtggcTAGTGGCCCCCACGTCTCAGACCCAGTTTCCCTGTCTACCAAGAGCCATTCTCAGCAGCAGCCACTGTCAGCTACTATGGGTTCTATGTCTGTTGCCACCATTGATCCCTGTGTTCAGGTTGGAAGCCCTGCTCGACATTCTCTGCACCCTCCCTTGTGCATCTCTATAGGTGCCACTGTCCCCTACTTTGCAGAAGGCTCCGGGGGCCCAGTACCCACCACCAGCGCCTTGATTCTTCCCCCAGAGTACAGTTCATGGGGCTACCCCTATG AGGCTCCACCATCTTATGAGCAGAGCTGTAGTGCCAGTACAGACCCTGGCCTGATCCCAGGGAGCTGA
- the Arrdc1 gene encoding arrestin domain-containing protein 1 isoform X2 — translation MGRVQLFEIRLRQGRVVYSPGEPLAGAVRVRLGAPLPFRAIRVTCMGSCGVSNKANDGAWVVEESYFNSSLSLADKGSLPAGEHNFPFQFLLPATAPTSFEGPFGKIVHQVKASIDTPRFSKDHKCSLVFYILSPLNLNSIPDIEQPNVASTTKKFSYKLVKTGSVVLTASTDLRGYVVGQVLRLQADIENQSGKDTSPVVASLLQVSYKAKRWIYDVRTIAEVEGTGVKAWRRAQWQEQILVPALPQSALPGCSLIHIDYYLQVSLKAPEATVTLPLFVGNIAVNQTPLSPCPGPGSSPGALSSVVPSAPPQEEAEAVASGPHVSDPVSLSTKSHSQQQPLSATMGSMSVATIDPCVQVGSPARHSLHPPLCISIGATVPYFAEGSGGPVPTTSALILPPEYSSWGYPYDPAFSPQRLHHLMSRAVVPVQTLA, via the exons ATGGGGAGGGTGCAGCTCTTCGAGATTCGCCTGAGACAGGGCCGCGTCGTCTACAGTCCTGGGGAGCCGCTGGCTGGGGCCGTGCGCGTGCGCCTGGGAGCGCCACTGCCCTTCCGAG CTATCCGGGTGACCTGCATGGGTTCCTGTGGGGTCTCCAACAAGGCCAACGATGGGGCATGGGTGGTGGAGGAGAGCTACTTCAACAGCTCCCTGTCACTGGCTGACAAGG GAAGTCTGCCAGCTGGAGAGCACAACTTCCCCTTTCAGTTCCTGCTGCCTG CCACAGCACCCACATCTTTTGAGGGACCCTTTGGAAAGATTGTACACCAAGTGAAGGCCTCCATCGATACTCCACGTTTTTCCAAGGATCACAAATGTAGCCTCGTGTTCTATATCCTAAGCCCCCTGAACCTGAACAGCATCCCAGATATTGAG CAACCCAATGTGGCCTCCACTACCAAGAAGTTCTCCTACAAGTTGGTGAAGACGGGCAGTGTGGTTCTCACAGCTAGCACTGACCTTCGTGGCTATGTGGTGGGACAGGTGCTTCGACTGCAGGCTGACATTGAGAACCAGTCAGGCAAGGACACTAGCCCTGTGGTGGCCAGCTTGCTCCAG GTATCCTATAAGGCCAAGCGCTGGATCTATGATGTGCGAACCATTGCAGAGGTGGAAGGTACAGGTGTCAAGGCCTGGAGGCGTGCTCAGTGGCAAGAACAGATCCTGGTGCCTGCCCTTCCCCAGTCAGCCCTGCCTGGCTGCAGCCTTATCCACATCGACTATTACCTACAG GTCTCCCTGAAGGCACCTGAAGCCACCGTGACTCTCCCACTCTTTGTTGGCAATATTGCTGTGAACCAAACCCCACTGAGCCCCTGTCCAGGCCCAGGGTCTTCTCCTGGGGCCTTGTCCTCAGTTGTGCCCTCTGCACCACCCcaggaagaggctgaggcagtggcTAGTGGCCCCCACGTCTCAGACCCAGTTTCCCTGTCTACCAAGAGCCATTCTCAGCAGCAGCCACTGTCAGCTACTATGGGTTCTATGTCTGTTGCCACCATTGATCCCTGTGTTCAGGTTGGAAGCCCTGCTCGACATTCTCTGCACCCTCCCTTGTGCATCTCTATAGGTGCCACTGTCCCCTACTTTGCAGAAGGCTCCGGGGGCCCAGTACCCACCACCAGCGCCTTGATTCTTCCCCCAGAGTACAGTTCATGGGGCTACCCCTATG ATCCTGCTTTCTCTCCACAGAGGCTCCACCATCTTATGAGCAGAGCTGTAGTGCCAGTACAGACCCTGGCCTGA